One window of Deltaproteobacteria bacterium genomic DNA carries:
- a CDS encoding lysine 2,3-aminomutase yields AVWIVLHANHARELDEPTRAAVARLVDAGLPVLAQTVLLAGVNDDPATLEALLRALVAMRVKPYYLHHADLAPGTGHFRSSIAAGQALVRGLRGRVSGLCQPSYVLDVPGGAGKIPIGPSYLRESLADGKTVVEDWQGKLHLYPDVEGR; encoded by the coding sequence GCGGTCTGGATCGTGCTGCACGCCAACCACGCGCGCGAGCTCGACGAGCCGACGCGCGCCGCGGTCGCGCGACTGGTGGATGCGGGGCTGCCGGTGCTCGCGCAAACGGTCCTGCTCGCGGGCGTGAACGACGACCCGGCGACGCTGGAGGCGCTGCTGCGCGCGCTGGTCGCCATGCGCGTGAAGCCGTACTACCTGCACCACGCCGATCTCGCGCCGGGAACCGGCCACTTCCGCAGCTCGATCGCCGCCGGGCAGGCGCTCGTGCGGGGCCTGCGCGGGCGCGTCTCGGGACTGTGTCAGCCGAGCTACGTACTCGACGTGCCCGGCGGAGCGGGAAAAATCCCGATCGGCCCGAGCTACCTGCGCGAGTCACTCGCCGACGGCAAGACCGTCGTCGAGGACTGGCAGGGCAAGCTGCACCTCTACCCGGACGTAGAGGGCCGGTGA